The stretch of DNA CGAGCGTGACGCGAACAGCGTGTTCCCCCTCGATCGCCTGCGTGAGCTCGCGGCGGAAGGTTTCATCAAGTGCGTCTCCAACAAGCACGTCGGATTCAAGGGCTACTCGCCCGACCTGAAGGCGCAGTATGAACGGCTGGCGCCCGCCATCGCCGCCGAGATCGAGCGCTCGCAGGCGGACGCGGTCGTGCTCACCGGCGGTTGACCGGTCTGCCATCGGGTGATCGTTGCGGTGCAACGAGAGATTGAAGCGAAAGGGATCCCGACGGTGCTCATCACCGTCTCGCCGGAGGACTCGCGTCCGATGCGTCCGCCGCGCGCTGTCCACCCCATGGGACACAGCCTCGGCCGCGTTCTCGGCTCCGCTGGCGAACGCGATCGCCAGATGCGCGTGCTGACCGAGGCGCTGCGCCAGTTCGAGTTCCAGCACGTCCCGGGGACCATAGTTGAATTCGAACCCTAGCTGGCCCGCGCGGTGGGGACTCAGTCCTGCCGGACGCCAGCATTTACAATCGCGGACGCGTGTCAGCCAGCGATCAGTCCGCGAGCAGCTCCGCGTTCCGCATCGACGCGCGCTCGGCCGCGGGCGGCCGCGCGGGCTCCCTGATCACGCCGCATGGCGAAGTAGAGACGCCCGTCTTCCTGCCGGTGGGCACCGCCGGCACGGTGAAGAGCGTGGCGCAAGACGTGCTCGAAGAGCTGGGCTTTCAACTGCTGCTCGCCAATACCTATCATCTCTACCTGCGTCCGGGGCACGAGCTCATCCGCGACCTAGGCGGACTGCACCTCTTCATGAGCTGGGAGCGCGCGCTGCTCACCGATTCCGGCGGCTACCAGGTCTTCTCCCTCGGTGACCTGCGCAAGGTCACCGAAGAGGGTGTGGACTTCCGCTCGCATCTGGATGGCGGCTCGCACTTCTTCACTCCCGAACGCGCGATGGAGATCCAGATCGCGCTCGGCGCCGACGTTACGATGGCCTTCGACGAATGCACCGAGCATCCCGCCGAGCGCAAACGCGCGCGCGATTCCATGGAGATGACGCTGCGCTGGGCGCGGCGCAGCAAGACGTACTTCGAGGAGCACAAGCATGAGGTGCCCTGGGGGAAAGGCGTTTCCCGTTCCTCGTTTCCCGTTTCTCGAAAAGGCGGGGAGTCCGCTCATCGAGAAACCAGAAAGGAGAAACCAGAGACCCAGGCCTTGTTCGGAATCATTCAGGGCGGGATGCACGCCGACCTGCGGCGCGAATCCGCCGAGCGCACCGTCGAGATCGGCTTTGCGGGATACGCCATCGGCGGACTCAGCGTAGGCGAGCCGCCTGAGTTGACCGACGAAGTGGTGGCGGCGACGCTGCCCTACCTTCCGGCGGATAAGCCGCGCTACCTGATGGGCGTGGGCTATCCCGACCAGATCGCGAAGTACGCCGCCATGGGCATCGACATGTTCGATTGCGTGCTGCCCACCCGCGCCGCGCGTCATGGGCTGCTGTTCACTTCGTCTGCCGCAGACCGGGGACGGTTGCAGATCAAGAATGCGCAGTTCGCGCGCGATGAAGGTCCGGTGGATCCCAACTGCGGATGCAAGGTGTGCGCGCGGTATTCACGCGCCTATCTCCGGCATTTGTATAGCGCCAACGAAGGGCTCGCGGCGGTGCTGAACTCCATCCACAACCTGGCCTATTACCTTGACACCATCCGGAGCGTCCGGCATTCTATAAGGCTTGGGGATATGGCAGGATCGCATTCTGGTTGAGTGATTCCCATCCTCGGCGCGGCCCGTGCAGCGCCTGCAGGTCCCATCGAAGCGGAGGGTGAGCGCCCTCGGAGTACTGTTCCCGGTAGGTAAAGCCAAAGGAAAGTTGCGCCCTGCCCGGGCGCTGGAACATTCGGAGCCTTGGTGCTGATGTCGAATCTTGCGGTGTGGTTACAGACTGGCGGCGCGGCCGGCATCGTCGGCTTTTTGCCGCTCATCCTGATCTTTGCGGTGTTTTATTTCCTGCTCATCATGCCGCAGCAACGGCGCCAGAAGAAGTGGCAGCAGATGCTGGGCGAGCTGAAGGCCGGGGACAAGATCATCACCTCGGGCGGCATCCGCGGCACCATCCTGTCGGTGAAAGAGGATGTGGTGCAGTTGCGCGTCCCGCCCGACAACCTGCGCATCGAGGTGGCGCGCAGCGCGATCGTCTCGATGGCGGCGGAAGAGAAAGCTTCATAACGTTTGGTGGTCATCCAGGTAAGGACAAAGCGGCCCGGTAACTCATGAAGAAGAACCTCACAGTCAAGACGCTCGTGATCATCGCGGTGATGCTGGTGTTCCTGTACGGCATCATCGGGATCCCGAAGAGCTGGTCGAGACAGGGTCTCGCCGACGCGATCCAGCAGAATATCCACCTCGGCCTCGACCTCCGGGGCGGCACCCACCTCATCCTGCAGGTGATGGTGAACGACGCGGTCAACGCGGAGACCGACCGCGCGGTGGAGCGGGTGCGCGAAGGCCTGCGTGCCAAGGGCGTGACCGCCGTCGATATCAGCAAGCCCGACCCGGTGAACCAGCCGGAGAAGATCGTGGTCTCGAACGTGGCGCCCGACCAGACCACCACCGCACGCAACGTGCTGGCGGAAACGGTGCCCGAGTACGACATCGCCTCGGGTGCGGGCAGCTTCACTGTTTCCATGAAGCCCGCGGCGGCGAGCGATTTGAAGACGCGCGCCATCGAGCTGGCCATCCAGAAGATCCGCGAGCGTGTGGACAAGCTGGGCGTGAGCGAGCCGGTGATCCAGAAGCACGGTCTGGGCGAGAACCAGATCCTGGTGCAGTTGCCCGGGGTAGACGATCCAGCGCGCGTGAAAGACATCATCCAATCCACCGCCATGCTCGAGATCCGGCAGGCAATGGATTCCACGCCCTACAAGAGCGAGACCGAAGCGCTGCAAGCGCACAACGGCGTGTTGCCGCAAGGCGCCGTGCTGATGCACGGGCGCAACGTGCAATCCACGGCGGCGGAAGACTCGGTGTTCGTCATCTCGCGGGCTTCGGCCGTCGCCGGACACGACCTGCGCGAAGCGCGCTCCGACAAAGACGAGACTGGGCGCCCGCAAGTCTCGTTCCTGCTGACGCCCGACGGCGGCAAGCGCTTCGCTGCCTTCACCCGCGCGCACATCGGCGATTCGCTCGCCATCGTCCTCGACAACCGCGTCATCGAGGTAGCGACCATCCAGTCGGAGATATCCGATTCCGGCCGCATCACCGGCGCCTTCACCGAGCAGCAATCGAAAGACCTTGCCCTGGTGTTGAACTCGGGCGCGCTGCCCGCCTCGATGCGCTACCTGGAAGAGCGCACGGTGGGGCCGTCGCTGGGCGCGGATTCCATCCGCCAAGGCGTGACCGCCGGCGTGATCGGCGTACTCGCCGTCATGGTCTTCATGCTCTTCTACTATCGCGGCGCCGGCATCAACGCCGACCTCGCGCTGTTGCTGAACCTGATCATCCTGCTCGGCTTCATGGGCTTTGCCGGCGCGGTGCTGACGTTGCCCGGCATCGCGGGCGTGATCCTCACCATCGGCATGGGCGTGGATTCCAACGTGCTCATCTTCGAGCGCATAAGAGAAGAGTTGCGCAATGGCAAGACGGCGCCCTCGGCGGTGGAGCAGGGCTTTGGACGCGCCTGGGTGACCATCCTCGATACCCACGTGACCACCATGGTGTCGGCGCTCATCCTGTTCCTGGTGGGAACGGGGCCGGTGCAGGGCTTCGCCACCACGCTGTTCTTCGGACTCGCCGCCAACCTGTTCACCGCGGTCTTTGTCTCACGGGTGATTTTCGACGCCATCCTCAACCGCAAGCAGAGGGGCGAAGCGCTGAGTATTTAGAGCAAACCAGTATTTAAGAGAAGCAAGGGACTCAAGTGGAACTATTTCGTAACGCAAATATCGACTGGTTAGGGAAGAAGTGGTACTTCCTCGGCTTCTCGCTGATCTTCAGCCTGGCCGGCGTACTCAGCATGCTGTTCTGGCACGGCTTGCCGCTGGGAGTGGACTTCAAGGGCGGCACCCTGGTGTACGTGAAATTCACCAGCGCGCCGCACGAGGACGCCATCCGCGCCGCCACCGACCGCGCGGGATTGAAAGACGCGCGCATCCAGCGCTATGGCGACCCGCGCAACAACGAAGTGCTCATCGGGCTGGAGCAGCGCGCCACGAATGAGGCGGCGCTCGACGCCGG from Acidobacteriota bacterium encodes:
- the yajC gene encoding preprotein translocase subunit YajC, with the translated sequence MSNLAVWLQTGGAAGIVGFLPLILIFAVFYFLLIMPQQRRQKKWQQMLGELKAGDKIITSGGIRGTILSVKEDVVQLRVPPDNLRIEVARSAIVSMAAEEKAS
- the secD gene encoding protein translocase subunit SecD, whose protein sequence is MKKNLTVKTLVIIAVMLVFLYGIIGIPKSWSRQGLADAIQQNIHLGLDLRGGTHLILQVMVNDAVNAETDRAVERVREGLRAKGVTAVDISKPDPVNQPEKIVVSNVAPDQTTTARNVLAETVPEYDIASGAGSFTVSMKPAAASDLKTRAIELAIQKIRERVDKLGVSEPVIQKHGLGENQILVQLPGVDDPARVKDIIQSTAMLEIRQAMDSTPYKSETEALQAHNGVLPQGAVLMHGRNVQSTAAEDSVFVISRASAVAGHDLREARSDKDETGRPQVSFLLTPDGGKRFAAFTRAHIGDSLAIVLDNRVIEVATIQSEISDSGRITGAFTEQQSKDLALVLNSGALPASMRYLEERTVGPSLGADSIRQGVTAGVIGVLAVMVFMLFYYRGAGINADLALLLNLIILLGFMGFAGAVLTLPGIAGVILTIGMGVDSNVLIFERIREELRNGKTAPSAVEQGFGRAWVTILDTHVTTMVSALILFLVGTGPVQGFATTLFFGLAANLFTAVFVSRVIFDAILNRKQRGEALSI
- a CDS encoding tRNA guanosine(34) transglycosylase Tgt, which gives rise to MSASDQSASSSAFRIDARSAAGGRAGSLITPHGEVETPVFLPVGTAGTVKSVAQDVLEELGFQLLLANTYHLYLRPGHELIRDLGGLHLFMSWERALLTDSGGYQVFSLGDLRKVTEEGVDFRSHLDGGSHFFTPERAMEIQIALGADVTMAFDECTEHPAERKRARDSMEMTLRWARRSKTYFEEHKHEVPWGKGVSRSSFPVSRKGGESAHRETRKEKPETQALFGIIQGGMHADLRRESAERTVEIGFAGYAIGGLSVGEPPELTDEVVAATLPYLPADKPRYLMGVGYPDQIAKYAAMGIDMFDCVLPTRAARHGLLFTSSAADRGRLQIKNAQFARDEGPVDPNCGCKVCARYSRAYLRHLYSANEGLAAVLNSIHNLAYYLDTIRSVRHSIRLGDMAGSHSG